The Clarias gariepinus isolate MV-2021 ecotype Netherlands chromosome 28, CGAR_prim_01v2, whole genome shotgun sequence DNA window AAAccaagctccatgaagacacaGTGTGTCAGAGTGGATGAACTTGAGTGTCCCAGACAGAGCCCTGACTGAGAACTCAACCCCACTTGGACGAGCTTTGGGACCGATGCCTTACTGACGCTCATGTAGAAAGCTTTTCCAGAAGAGTGGAAACCTGGAATGGCATGCTCAGGATGTGATGGTcaaggggtgcacatacttttgtcaGTGTGTTGTATCTATTCAGCTTTATATAAACCTCCAGCTAGGATGGATGGATAGGGCAGAACATATTGGACGTTCCACTTGACGTCCAGCAGGAAGTGACGTTTAGCTTTAGAGTCTCAAGTGGCATTGGGAGTGTACTAGGATAGTGTGGTGTAAAGGGTTCTACATGCTACACAAgtctaataaacacacacacacacacacacactgaaggacTATGTATAGTCTAtaagggtaatttttttttcttaacgaTCTTCAAATGAAGGTTAGAAATAATAAGgttgatgatgttgatgatgatgagctTCCATCTGATTTacttgagacaaaaaaaaaagagtaacgTACTAAGGATtgattctttttgtgtgtgtgttaaatgctAGTGCACACTAAATACTGGTTTTATAATCCCTTCTTCAATAAACACCAAACTGACGTGAGTGATTTTTATGCCTGAGCGATCATGAAGTGAAGGAACGATCGGACTGGTGATGTCCGGCGAAGGCCAAAACACGCAGTAAACAGAAAGGAGGGGAATTCTGACCACCAGTCTCATCACGCTCTTGACTCATTCAGCTTCTGCTCGGTGTCACTAAAATCGAGCTtcatgtcaaaaataaaaataacgtGTGCTTCCTGTTTGTTTGAGGTTTTTCCGACTATGAAATCCTTGTCTTTTTTCGAAACGATCTGTAtgactataattttttttcaccgattctatattatattatatatacatatatatcaaTTTCACTGATATTATATTACACGGTACTGAAACGTATTTTATATTTCTACCTACGTAAACACGTAGCCGTGTGGCAGAGAATAGTTCCGTTCTGTGCGCAAGCTTTACGTTTGAAACTCGTGGTGATAATCGTAACGCAGGCGATGAACCCCTTACACCCTATCATGTGATATGTAGCACTAATGCGTCGTTCTGCCGCCCAAGTACAATCCtctttgtttaaatattaatagtttgtttttttttaaagaaagaattccttaaatattttgttgtaaTGATGtgtaatgattttattattattattaatattattttttaatatgtgttTGTAGTAAAGGTGTTCTGTAATGTCAGACGTTGTCCTGGACAATAAAGTGGACTTTACATTAATCCAGCTCATGCGTGGATATGCTTTTTGATTGGCTGTTCTTAATGACATTACACTTTCTTTCATTGTTCTTGggttaacatttaattaaacataattttaccACTTGGCAGACTGCTGTGGTGTAAGAGCAATAAAACACTTAAGTAACTGGTAACTCGACTTCATCACACCACCCTGATTACTTCACTATAACAGCATGGTACCAATTGGTTTAGTTCTTACCTCAAAcctagtcacacacacacagtgagaatgttcatttctctgtTGTCGGTGTTTCATTAGTATTCCACGAGTAAGACGGGTTACATAACAAACAGCCTCGCCCCCAAAAACAGGGTTATATAATACTtgcctcagagagagagagagagagagaaagaaaacgaTGGATGGATGAGCGGATAAAAGAGAATGAAGGAGAAACAGAGGGAATAGAGAAAGTACATGATGAAGGATGCACTGGGAAAAACAGATGGGGATAATGTAAATCGGTGATGACAGTTTATATAAATGAGAGGAGAAGTACAGGGTTGAGAAGAGGACAAGAGAAGAGATGGAGGGGTGAGGGGAGAATGATAGGAGAGATGGaggggtgatgggaagatgagAGATGAGCAATGGAGGGGTGTGGGGAGAATGAAAGGAGAGATGAAGGGATGGGAGGAGAGCGGGAGGGGTGAGCGGGATTAGAAAGGGGGTGAGGGAGATTTAGAAGAGAGATGAAGGGGTAAGAGGATGAGAGAAGAGATGGAGGGATCCGAGGAGAGATGTAGTATTGAAGGAGGAGAGGGGGAGGGGAGGATGATAGGTGGGATGGAGGAATGAGCCGAAGGTGAGAAGAGTGATTGAGAGGTGAGAGGGAGTACATGAGAAGGAATGAAGGGATTAGGGAAGGATGAAAGGTGACATAGAGGGATGATGGGTAGGACAAGAAGAACAATGAAAATCAGTGATGGAAGTTTAAAGGAGAGATGGAGGAGTCAGGTGTGAATAAGAAACGAGAGATGAAGGAATGAGAGAGAAGATTAGGAGGATAACGGGAGGAGACCTGGAGGGATGGAAGGGAGAAGAAGCAACAATGGGATGTAGAGATGGAGGAGTGAAGGGTGAATAAGATGAGAGATGAAGGGATGAGAGGGAGGATCAAGGGGTGAGGGGAGGATGAAATGAAAGGTGGaggggtaataaaaaaaagaggcgTTAGAGGAGAACTCTGAGGCTAAAAGGAGACAAATAGAAAGTGGAGAGATTGATAAGGAGAAAAGTGAGAGCAGGGATAGGAGGAATGAAAGAGAGACTACAGCTTGCATGGAGAAAAAAGATGAGAGGAGAAATATAGCCAGTGACCAACAACCCAATCAGAGGTAGAGGAAGAGAAGATTTACACAGAGAGAGGTGAAGGAGCGTCGGCAGTGAAGAGATTATTCCAtggaaaacagaaaaagaggaaaacaaacGATCTGGagtataaaagagagagagagagagagatgaagacaaGAGGAAAGTACAGTAAAGGTTTATGGGACGCGAGGAGGAGGACTATAAGAGAGGGGTGAAGGACAAAACCAGCCATccatatgtgcacacacacacacacacacacatacaaaacgtCTATAGACCATAAAACTCAGAGTGCTTCCTTGTGCATTTTCTGCTCCTGCACTGACCTccattttgttctgcagaataaCAGACTGCTGAACTCCTTCACTCCATGGTTCGGTCTCAAACCGTCAGACTGTGCACTCCGTACTTCACTATCTAGTGCctcattgtgtatgtgtgtgtgtaatgtagcATGACACTAAGATGTTACTCTAACCTCACACACATGATACAGGAACACCAGTCCATTTTGTCTGCCTTCTTCCTCAGACCTTCCTCACAAATTAAATGATCACCTGGCATGTATGCTAGCACAGCTAATGCTACGTTCCTTATCCGATAATGATCTTTGCTAATCTGCTAGCTAATGCGTAGCTACATGAACTCCGCTAGAAGTTACCTTTGCTAGCTAGCTGGCTGACTAGCATAGTCCTGATTCTAAGGAATAgatgtttacacacacatcagAGAGCTGTCGAATTCtggatcctgattggtcagaaggggttgatatttttttctttcctaagAACAGTTCCGTTAGTAGTGCAGGTGTACATTAACGCTCTCATTCTGATATGTTAGTGTTTCTATTGCAACAGCTCATTTACAAGGTGGGCATGCCACAACggagtagttagcactgtcgtcttacacctccagggtccggattggaatcccgccttggggtctgtgcacgtggagtttgcgtgttctccccatgcttggtgggtttacttccggtactctggtttcctcccacagtccaaagacatgcaggtagGTCTAAATGgcgctcccaaattgcccttagtgtgcgtgtgtgtatgtgtgtgccctgggatggGTTGGCACACCCTGGACtcccaggataggctccaggcccccagcgaCCCTGGATAAAGCGGGATAGATAGCGATGACGACGAGGGCGTGTCCCATAGACTTGATTTACCCATGTGTACTTGAAGATATGGTCCTGTTTTCTATTTCAGAAAAAGGTATTTAATGTTCATGTAAGTAGTCTTCCTCTCTGtaattagtggtgcttgcaaagcaacGCCTTACTTGTATTATCTTGCaagttcttttcttttgtttcttttcttcttcttccataAAACGTTTGGAGCGTAACAAGTCCCTtgccgtttgtcgtagacccatgaaagaGGTGTCAAATCATGCAGCTTATTCTGGAATGCGATGCTATGACTTTTCAAAATTTGCCACAATTACATATTATGGTAAAGGTACTCACCattgaaacaggaagtgctcaCATTTGCATTGCAGGAACTTTGTAACTGAATGAGAACTGTGGATCTCATTATCCAAAGCAAAGGCCCAAAggcatatactatatatatatatatatatatatatacacacacacaaacatacatatatatatatatatatatatatatatatatatatacatacacacacacacatatatatatatatatatatatatatatatatatatacacacaggtaaaaaaaataggatGCCCTGTAATGAATTTAATGAGTCCGTAACATATAAGggctttatttttgaaaaattaaattataaaaccaaaaataaatttttcatgATAACTTGATCAAAGTTTTTAAGATGCATTAAGCAACACTAATGTTGGTTAAAATGACCGATGACACAAAAGTGAAACTACAAccatcacttttatttctttcatttcttaaaatcatttttattacaaagatttgtttaattacttattttgaaaaacaaaaaaaaacaaataggagAATTGGATACAGTAAGAAATTGCTGCAGTAACCTCCCGGTGTGGGAGACGCACAGAAAACTGGTCATTGCATTTCAGGACATCAGAATGAAAATACAGACAAGAAGTGTCGATATAATCATACTTTATCTTTCATAGCCACTGATAAACTTTACatataaaatgatatattttttctgttttttttatttcaaagtgAAAAACAGGATACAGGAGGTTTATAAGCAAAAGACAAACATCACAGATAGAAAACTCGTTCTCAGATACAGGTCCTGTTTATCACTGAAGCACGGCCGGTGGAGGTTtaaccgaaaaaaaaaatcttcacgTTTAATTAAacctaattaaataaatacagtaacatGCAAACATCATTTCTAATGAATGCAAGTTTAGTTAGCTGTTTCAAAATAACCACTCAGGAACGTTGTGTTCCTTGTTGGTgatattagaatttttttaatcaaaaccaTCAACATTAAGCTGCTTTATAAAAAATCTCATCAACAGTATTGAGAATCATTACACTCTGCATGTATGGCTCTACTACTTCATCTCTCAGGTACTAAAAGCCCAGACGAGAACCCGTTCCCACACTCAGgtgtgttaaaataaaagatttgcaTAAACCTTTGAAGAATGTAAATAGTCCTCGAATGCAAATATTGAACTAGACATCACCGAACGTCGGACACGCCCTCCTCGGCCCGTGACGGCAGCATGTCCCGTTCAGGATATTCACAGCACGTTCGGTCGCTCCTTTCTTCATCTCCTGCGGCTCAACATTACTGAGACATTTAAGGCAAATACGCAGATCCACACGCTTACATGACGTCATGctttctctccacacacacctgttcTACATGAAGTGGCAGGTGGAAAGACAGCAGGGAATACAATCACGTATTACAGACAAGCAGCGATGTACTACTGCTCTTGGCTTGGGATCAGATCCCGGCACTGCTCACAATTCCCCTTCCATAACGTAACCACCGTAACTGATGAAAATATATACTTCACGGGCAAAAAACACGTCACcacttcagaagggtcaaattattggcctgaaAAAGTACTGAAGTCTATTAAGGGGATTCGAAATGACTGGAATcaggttaagaactgtccaatgcattattaaatcaTGGAAGGACTGTGCTGAACCCTCAAtgtcatgggaaaaaaaaaaaaaaaaaaactcaactcaAGAGCGCATAATAAAGATGCATAGTAAAAAACTGACAGTAGaaaccagagctatgtttaatagtgaaagtaaaagcatttctatacacacaatgtgatgataATTGGGActggtgtgtgtttataagaaaaccatttgttaGTGAGACGCATCACAAAACAATGACTTGGATTTGTTAGGGagtataaagattggactttggatcaatggaaaaaggtcatgtgacctgatgagtccagactgaccctattccagagtgatgggtgtgtcagggtaagaagggaagtacATAAAGCGATgatcccatcatgcatagtgtccactgtacaagcctctggagacagtgttatgatctggggttgatcagttactcaggtcgagactcagtaacgttatgtggcactaaaatgaagtcagctgacaacctgaatgtaccgAATGACCCGGTTATCACATCTGTGGCGTTCTACTTCTCTGATGGCAAAGGCATATTccaggagtctccagtgtgtcAATAAGTGagtctgggagcatgaggaatcattttgacacatgaactggaaacccccatgtgtgctgtaatcaaagctagaGATcgtaaataaaatctttttttggggctttgcagtgtatatttttctttaaccaaGATGATACAAGTTGAACCCTGTTTTTGTTAAAACCAATTCCCTCACTTAGTTTCATTTGTAGCTGTCTgtgaaatattacatttaattcaGATTCGGCCTGGATAAAACAGTTCCAAAACTACCACTATGAAATACGTCCATCTTCAACCCATCATGATGGTACTGAAAACCTGACACTACTCTCGGAGATAAAAGGTACTATGCTGGACTTTTCCCTTGTTGCTCAGGTGGTACTGTGAAGAAAATGTCAAACTCGTGTTGACAAACTCCGTGAAGAGTTTGTCATTacgaacatttttttttaatggtcttCAAAACCATTAGATCCCAACTGGTAAAGAACTGGCTGTGCTTAGATAATCACTCCAGATTAACAACCCaatttaatcaaaataattttaagttgatttaatggaattttgtttttgcatttgacAGAAaaattgagtaaaaaaaaaaatttgtgatcACATCCTGAACATCTTGGTACCCGTGAGGCCAAAGATAGACAACAAAGGGCCTAGCAGGTTGAGAAACGTTGAAATAAAATCTCCCACGACACTCATCTAAAACGCCATCAAATGAGGACGGTTTAAGACAAAGTTCACCAGACAGCTACAAATATGGGAGTAGCCTTGACTGAAACAAAGCATGCAAATTAACAAGAAAATATCCTTATTACCTCAAAGTCGAGGCTGAATTCCACTGATCATGTAAACAAAAAGTACACATACATCCATCACGAGAAGATTGTAAGATAGCCGGACATCGATAGCACATGTAGATTTTATTGAGATTCTCTAATGTGACGAGCAATAATCTTAAGACTGCTGAGGTCTTGCCACATAAAACCAGCTTTATTAGAGTCAAACTACATTTTGGTAAAGCTTTGGTTACCTGGAGGGTGTTAGGAGATATGCAATGGAGATTTTAAAAATCAGCTTTGTGTGATGTAATGAGAGAGCAAACCATCATAAAAGGATTTAACTGCAAGTGACGCTCAGCTTCGTATCAAACATCTGGCCTGAACATCGAAGTAACCAGAATGCAAGATGTCAGCTCAACGTTATAGTTTGTGCGTGTGTAAGGATGCTTGGAGCTGATAGCAGTCATTCTCAGCCAGCTGGGAGTTATAAAGGACCAGGCACCAgcccaaaatattttattttgagtcTTGAGTTCTGCACTGCTAGGGTCTATgcaaatgagtgagtgaaaatagACAAACTAGACAATAAGTCCCTCAACCAATTCCCTCCACACACAAAAAGATACCTTATATCCTCCTTTAATTCAACACTTTCCATACAACAGGTACAATACACACCACTTTGTTAAACACACTTTGTTTCAActtgcatattttatatatatatataatatatttgtcAATTAGAACTATTTCTGGAAAAATAACCTCAGCACATAAGAAACTAAATAAAGGATATCTTAACATAAGAAATATATACATGTcttagtatatactgtatataatataatttataaatccCTTTAGATTCTCTCctgaagaaacaaaaaatatatagaaaaatcgtaaataaataataaatcaatgtaaaaaaaatacaatccgTTTATACCAGCCATAGACAAACTTCAGGAccaccaaacaaaacaaaaacaaacaaaaaaaaaaaaacaaaaaaaaaaactaatccacTCAAAATGGTGGTCGTGAAATGAAACATCAGTGTAATATAAAGATTCTAAGCTTTATCTTTTGAGAAAGCTCAGGATGCTTCATCAAGCCATGGTTACAAAGAATAAACATCCATTTTCTTAAGACATCATCTTTGTGTCTTGTAGGTAAAATGTCTAAGGCGTTGATGAgagtgaaaaataaacaaaaaaaaaaatcatagcatCCAACCTTTTAAGATGCACTCTGTTAGAAATTAGATTCACATTCATAGTCCCGAACACAACTGCAATGCTGAAGGACACCAAGCTCGGCAACCCAAGTGCCAGGTTAAGCTCTAGCTGCCCATACAATCATTCCCATCATTCCATCCTCCCCAAACCCCTGTTCATCATAAGCCTTTCTTCTATTCTGCAGTCATCTTAGTATTACCCTTTAGTCAACTTTCCACCTTTTGGAACAATATTTATggcttttaaatatgaaaacgcATTTCTCCTAAACAGTCACAGCTTTAAAGCATTACCTCATTTGAATTCTCAAAAACTAGGCCCTATATCCGTAGTGTGCATTGTGTCCTGACTGTGTACTCaaacagaatgaaaaataaataggaaACAAGCCAatacaccaaaaaaaagaaacccctTACAGTGAGGCGTGACTAGCCAGCTCATAGCAAAGTCCTAACTTCTCCCTCACTCAACCTTCCACCAAAATATTTGCTCTCAACGTGATTAAATTGAAGCATGAAGCTCTTTTCACAGCATGAAAGAGCTGTGTTGGAATAAGCTCATGCTGCTCAGCCAGGCTAGAGAACTATACCTTGGCGAGGAACACCCAGATCGAATTAGCATTCAATGCAAAACATCTGTGCAGCAGGAGGCTGGTTATTTCCCATTGGTTtggaagaaaggaaaagaactACTCTTGAATACAAACAAATCTACAGAGAGGAAATAAATTTATATCGAGTTATAACACCATCTTAACTTTATGTATTAGTAACAACTGGtggaaaaaattgtaaaaaatttctagaagacatttttttttttttaggcttttaTCAAACACTTAGTTGGCCAATACTACAGGTTGGAAAGATTGGCTGGAGTACTGTAGGTTGTACCCCCCCAGGCCCTCCATGAAGGAAATTCCACTTCTGCCTCCCATAACACCCACAGCATGGCCAGGTGGTGGGCTTGAGAATGGATCAAAGGTGGTATGTGGGTGAGCAGGGGCTGAAAGCGGTGCCTGGAATGTGCCAGTGTGGGTCAGGTGTGAAGCCTCAGCTTCAAAATAGAGAGGCCCCTGGGAAGCAGGGTAGACAAACTCTTTGGCATTGGGTGAGAGCTGACCAGAAACTGGACCAGCCAGGGAGTGCATGGAGAGAGATAGTGGCTCGTGCTTCACCAGTCCAGGTGGTGAAATGGAGGACATTGCAGTTGGGGAATGGCTCAGCATTCGTTGCTGAGGAGTGCCGACAGTGCCAGACCCTCCCACCATGCCAGGTGCAATACATTTCTTCATCTTGGTGGAGCCAAATTTGGTGGCAGCAAAGCTGGCTGTGGTGAAGGTGATTTGTTGCGGAGCATGGCGGGAGCTGGGCTGGGCAGCTGGATGAGGGTAGGGAATCCCTGTACTGGGTGGAGATGGGGAGGAAGTGTTTGAGTGCACAGTGAGATCCGTCGGAGTACTGGAACCTGCATAGCTGAACAAACCTTGACAGAGTGGCGTGGGCGAGTTGGAGAGTGATGGAAGCATAACTGGTGATGCTCGGCCGCCAATGGGCACAAAGACCTGAGCGTCTGGGTTAAAGCCCAAATTTTTCCCATCTTCCAGCTCCATATCACCTTTACAAAGCCCTCCTAAGTGTTCTGATACTTCAGTTTCTGCCCCCAAACCTGGCGGATCCTCCATGTAGAGAACTTTCACAGCCCCCTTCTCTCCAATCTGATAGGACACTTCATAAGGATCTATCCAGATGCTGAGCTCTTGGGGGACATTGGCACGGACTTCTTCCATGTCCAGCCCACTCCTTTTAGCTGCTAGGTCCACCACAGGGTCCCCAGGGACTCCAAGATGAAGGCAGCGGAAGGCAGAACCACGCAACGGTGCCTCTGGATACCAATGACCTTCAAAACGTGACACCAGGATGCGTTCCAGCTCTTCTCCAAATAGGTCTGCTCGTCGCCGTGGGAGCTTGTTGTACAAGTAGGACACTATGAAGTTTAGTGCAACTTTTACTTCTAAATGCATGACTGATGAGAGGCTCAAAGGGTCCAGAACACAATACTCACGTCCTGAATCGCTCTGGCCAGAACAGGCCTACAACTGTTTCCACATCTCTTGTAAAAGATGCAGGGGTAAAAATGAATGTgcagctttaaaaaatgtttttgtcttgAATATCCAGATGTAATTGGTCCCACATACAAAGCTCTGACCTGCTGCACCACACTGCAAAGGCCTGGACGTCTCAAGATCCACTCTACCCCAATCTGAAAAGGATGCAAGAAAAGAAATTACCATTCAGATACCAAACACAATGGAGGTAAGATCCATGGGTGTGCATTTTAGAAGATGCTAATGGCTGAGGCAGCAATCTATGCTTATCTCAAATACCTCATCTAGTTTTGTTGGCAGCAGCTAGAGCACGATAGAAAAGTGCACGAGTGCAACACTGAAAGAGATTTAAAGAGATGTGTACGTGCACTGCTAACACAAGCTTCTAGAAGTGCAAATTAACCGAATACCTGAAAATCCATAGTTCAGGTAAACATGAACATGttacagcatttaaaaataaaaataaattaggttGAAGAACTGATACAAGTAACAGTATGGGGTTGGAAAAGTCAATTACGCAGACTGTTAGCAAGCTAGACTTAACAATTAAGCCAAGCTTACTTCAAGTAAAACTGAACTTGAACCTTGGAGAAAGATCCAAATATGATTTCTCAGTGAGCATAAATAGAACACATAGAATAAAATATCAAGTACAATGCTTAATATACAACAGCTTTG harbors:
- the LOC128516089 gene encoding protein Tob2, which translates into the protein MHLEVKVALNFIVSYLYNKLPRRRADLFGEELERILVSRFEGHWYPEAPLRGSAFRCLHLGVPGDPVVDLAAKRSGLDMEEVRANVPQELSIWIDPYEVSYQIGEKGAVKVLYMEDPPGLGAETEVSEHLGGLCKGDMELEDGKNLGFNPDAQVFVPIGGRASPVMLPSLSNSPTPLCQGLFSYAGSSTPTDLTVHSNTSSPSPPSTGIPYPHPAAQPSSRHAPQQITFTTASFAATKFGSTKMKKCIAPGMVGGSGTVGTPQQRMLSHSPTAMSSISPPGLVKHEPLSLSMHSLAGPVSGQLSPNAKEFVYPASQGPLYFEAEASHLTHTGTFQAPLSAPAHPHTTFDPFSSPPPGHAVGVMGGRSGISFMEGLGGYNLQYSSQSFQPVVLAN